From a single Pseudomonas cremoricolorata genomic region:
- the bkdR gene encoding Bkd operon transcriptional regulator BkdR: protein MRKLDRTDIGILNSLQANARITNAELARSVNLSPTPCFNRVRAMEEAGVIRQQVTLLSPEVLGLDVNVFIHVSLEKQVEQSLHRFEEEIAERAEVMECYLMTGDPDYLLRVLLPSIQALERFLDYLTRLPGVANIRSSFALKQVRYKTALPLPANGLNLRE, encoded by the coding sequence ATGCGCAAACTCGATCGCACCGATATCGGCATTCTCAACAGCCTGCAGGCCAACGCGCGCATCACCAACGCCGAGCTGGCGCGCTCGGTCAACCTCTCGCCCACGCCCTGTTTCAACCGCGTGCGCGCCATGGAAGAGGCGGGGGTGATTCGCCAGCAGGTGACGCTGCTGTCGCCCGAAGTGTTGGGGCTGGATGTGAATGTGTTCATCCACGTCAGCCTGGAGAAGCAGGTGGAGCAATCGCTGCACCGCTTCGAGGAAGAGATCGCCGAGCGCGCCGAGGTCATGGAGTGCTACCTGATGACCGGCGACCCTGATTACCTGCTGCGCGTGCTGCTGCCGAGCATCCAGGCCCTGGAGCGTTTTCTCGACTACCTGACGCGCCTGCCGGGGGTGGCCAACATCCGCTCGAGCTTCGCCCTCAAGCAAGTGCGCTACAAGACCGCGCTGCCGCTTCCGGCCAATGGCCTGAACCTGCGCGAATAG
- a CDS encoding GNAT family N-acetyltransferase, with protein sequence MNRTNDYAQPIGPELPEWTPRPRPGSVTLHGHYCRLQPLDAETHASDLYEAYATASDGRDWTYLFVGPFDDFEQYRAYVRSAAQSSDPLHYAVIDQASGKALGTLALMRIEPAHGVIEVGSVTFSPALKQSPLSTEAQYLLMAYAFDELGYRRYEWKCDDLNAPSRRAAQRLGFVYEGTFRQAVVYKGRSRDTAWYSIIDSQWPAVRAALQAWLAPDNFDAQGRQRKALSSFRAGCADS encoded by the coding sequence ATGAACCGCACCAACGACTACGCGCAACCGATCGGCCCAGAGCTGCCTGAATGGACGCCGCGCCCGCGACCTGGCTCGGTCACCTTGCACGGCCACTATTGCCGCCTGCAGCCGCTGGACGCCGAGACCCACGCCAGCGATCTGTACGAAGCCTATGCCACGGCCAGCGACGGCCGTGACTGGACCTACCTGTTCGTCGGCCCGTTCGACGACTTCGAGCAGTACCGCGCCTACGTACGAAGTGCAGCCCAGAGCAGCGACCCGCTGCACTACGCGGTCATCGACCAGGCCAGCGGCAAGGCGCTCGGCACCCTGGCGCTGATGCGCATCGAGCCGGCCCATGGGGTGATCGAAGTCGGCAGCGTGACGTTCTCCCCGGCGCTCAAGCAGTCGCCGCTGTCCACCGAAGCGCAGTACCTGTTGATGGCCTACGCCTTCGATGAACTGGGCTATCGCCGTTACGAATGGAAATGCGACGACCTCAACGCACCGTCGCGGCGCGCTGCCCAACGGCTGGGTTTCGTCTACGAAGGCACCTTCCGCCAGGCCGTGGTGTACAAGGGGCGCAGCCGCGACACTGCCTGGTATTCGATCATCGACAGCCAGTGGCCAGCCGTGCGCGCCGCGCTGCAGGCCTGGCTGGCCCCCGACAACTTCGATGCGCAGGGCCGCCAGCGCAAGGCCCTGAGCAGTTTCAGGGCCGGGTGCGCTGATTCCTAG
- a CDS encoding 3-methyl-2-oxobutanoate dehydrogenase (2-methylpropanoyl-transferring) subunit alpha, with protein sequence MNEYAPLRLHVPEPTGRPGCRTDFSYLHLSDAGQVRKPALDVEAADTADLCTGLIRVLDGEGHALGPWAEDIDPQLLRRGMRAMLKTRIFDSRMVTAQRQKKMSFYMQSLGEEAIGSAQALALNRSDMCFPTYRQQSILMARDVSLVEMICQLLSNERDPLKGRQLPIMYSVREAGFFTISGNLATQFVQAVGWAMASAIKGDTKIASAWIGDGATAESDFHNALTFAHVYRAPVILNVVNNQWAISTFQAIAGGEASTFAGRGVGCGIASLRVDGNDFLAVYAASRWAAERARRGLGPSLIEWVTYRAGPHSTSDDPSKYRPADDWSHFPLGDPIARLKQHLIAIGHWSDDEHAAVSAELEAEVLAAQKQAEQYGTLANGHIPSAASMFEDVYKDMPDHLRRQRQQLGV encoded by the coding sequence ATGAACGAGTACGCCCCCCTGCGCCTGCACGTGCCCGAGCCGACCGGCCGGCCCGGCTGTCGCACTGATTTCTCCTACCTGCACCTGAGCGATGCCGGGCAGGTGCGTAAACCTGCGCTGGATGTCGAAGCCGCTGACACCGCCGACCTGTGCACCGGCCTGATTCGCGTGCTCGATGGTGAAGGTCATGCCCTTGGCCCGTGGGCCGAAGACATCGACCCGCAACTGCTGCGCCGAGGCATGCGCGCCATGCTCAAGACGCGCATCTTCGACAGCCGCATGGTCACCGCCCAACGGCAGAAAAAGATGTCGTTCTACATGCAGAGCCTGGGCGAGGAAGCCATCGGCAGCGCCCAGGCTCTGGCGCTCAATCGCAGCGACATGTGCTTCCCCACCTACCGCCAGCAAAGCATCCTGATGGCCCGCGACGTGTCGCTGGTGGAGATGATCTGCCAGTTGCTGTCCAACGAGCGCGACCCGCTCAAGGGCCGCCAGTTGCCGATCATGTACTCGGTGCGCGAAGCCGGCTTTTTCACCATCAGCGGCAACCTGGCCACGCAGTTCGTGCAGGCCGTCGGCTGGGCCATGGCCTCGGCGATCAAGGGTGACACCAAGATCGCCTCGGCGTGGATCGGCGATGGCGCCACCGCCGAGTCGGACTTCCACAACGCCCTGACCTTCGCCCACGTCTACCGCGCGCCGGTGATCCTCAACGTGGTCAACAACCAGTGGGCGATTTCCACCTTCCAGGCCATCGCTGGTGGCGAGGCGAGCACCTTCGCCGGCCGTGGCGTGGGCTGTGGCATCGCCTCGCTGCGGGTCGACGGCAATGATTTTCTGGCCGTGTACGCCGCCTCGCGCTGGGCCGCCGAACGCGCCCGGCGTGGCCTTGGCCCGAGCCTGATCGAGTGGGTCACCTACCGCGCCGGCCCGCACTCGACCTCGGACGATCCCTCCAAATACCGCCCCGCCGATGACTGGAGCCACTTCCCCTTGGGCGACCCGATTGCCCGGCTCAAGCAGCACCTGATCGCCATCGGCCACTGGTCGGACGACGAACACGCCGCCGTCAGCGCGGAACTGGAAGCCGAGGTGCTGGCCGCGCAGAAGCAGGCCGAGCAGTACGGCACCCTCGCCAATGGCCATATCCCCAGCGCCGCCTCGATGTTCGAGGACGTGTACAAGGACATGCCCGACCACCTGCGCCGCCAGCGCCAGCAACTAGGGGTGTGA
- a CDS encoding MFS transporter — protein MSDRSPLPAAVYLLGLTIFSLVTAEFMVAGMMPALAEDFSVSLAQVGNLIAFYALGMALGAPPVTVLVVARGIGNKRALLGLLVVYVLSAALGAAAPSYTVLLLARVLMGVSSAACIGLCMTLCASLVAPAARGRAVAVVLAGLMLSPVIGVPLTNIVEHHFGWRASAWLIVALSLLCAVLVATCLKPSAGDRQTPLRQQWLSLGNPALWGAYLTSGLIIGATFAGFSYITPILLDAVGVLPSQVAPLLALYGVANVLGNLLVGRIADSHTYSALGWGLVLLMLAMAGFAMAGQVVWLNLGCFIAIGLTGVALNPAMVARVMKAAEPGALVNALHTSVITAGLALGSWAGGAAIDAGYGLRAPLWVGAVLALCGVLSLLRPWLGARTATPCNAV, from the coding sequence ATGTCCGATCGTTCTCCCTTGCCCGCAGCGGTGTACCTGCTGGGGTTGACCATCTTTTCCCTGGTGACTGCCGAATTCATGGTTGCCGGCATGATGCCGGCCTTGGCCGAAGACTTTTCCGTGAGCCTGGCCCAAGTCGGTAACCTGATCGCCTTCTATGCCCTGGGTATGGCCCTCGGCGCGCCGCCGGTGACAGTGCTGGTGGTGGCCCGTGGGATTGGCAACAAGCGTGCGTTGCTCGGCCTGCTGGTGGTGTACGTGCTGTCCGCCGCCTTGGGCGCTGCGGCGCCGAGCTATACGGTGCTGCTGCTGGCGCGGGTGCTGATGGGTGTGTCCAGTGCTGCCTGTATCGGCCTGTGCATGACACTCTGCGCCAGCCTGGTGGCGCCGGCGGCACGCGGCCGGGCGGTGGCTGTGGTACTGGCTGGGCTGATGCTCTCGCCGGTCATCGGGGTGCCGTTGACCAACATCGTCGAGCATCACTTCGGCTGGCGCGCCAGCGCCTGGCTGATCGTGGCGCTGTCGCTGCTGTGCGCAGTGCTGGTGGCGACCTGTCTCAAGCCCAGTGCCGGCGACCGGCAGACCCCGCTCAGGCAGCAGTGGCTGTCACTCGGCAATCCGGCACTGTGGGGTGCGTACCTCACCAGCGGGCTGATCATCGGCGCCACCTTCGCCGGCTTCAGCTACATCACCCCGATTCTGCTCGATGCGGTAGGCGTGCTGCCGAGCCAGGTAGCGCCGCTGCTGGCGCTGTATGGCGTGGCCAACGTGCTCGGCAATCTGCTGGTGGGGCGCATCGCCGACAGCCATACCTACAGCGCGCTGGGCTGGGGCCTGGTGCTGCTGATGCTGGCGATGGCCGGATTTGCCATGGCCGGGCAGGTGGTGTGGTTGAACCTGGGGTGTTTCATCGCCATCGGCCTGACCGGCGTTGCGCTCAACCCGGCCATGGTCGCGCGGGTAATGAAGGCCGCCGAGCCTGGTGCGCTGGTCAATGCGTTGCATACCTCGGTGATCACCGCGGGGCTGGCGCTCGGCAGCTGGGCAGGCGGTGCCGCCATCGACGCGGGTTATGGCTTGCGTGCCCCGTTGTGGGTGGGCGCGGTGCTGGCCCTGTGCGGTGTGCTCAGCCTGCTGCGTCCCTGGCTGGGTGCTCGTACGGCCACCCCTTGCAACGCTGTGTGA
- the lpdA gene encoding dihydrolipoyl dehydrogenase, giving the protein MAEILKTTLLIIGGGPGGYVAAIRAGQLGIPTVLVEGQALGGTCLNVGCIPSKALIHVAEHFHQAQRQAEHGELGIGHSAPTLDLARSVAWKDGIVERLTGGVAALLKKHKVQVIHGWAQIIDGKTAAVGEQRIHCEHLLLASGSSNVELPMLPLGGAVISSTEALAPTSLPQHLLVVGAGYIGLELGIAYRKLGVQVSVVEARERILPSYDAELTAPVADTLKTLGIGLHLGHSVEGYEDGALRLRTGAGGHVQLSGDRVLVAVGRRPRTHGFNLESLQLRMNGAAVAVDERCQTSMRNVWAIGDVTGEPMLAHRAMAQGELVAEVIAGKARRFQPAAIAAVCFTDPELVVAGLTPEQAAAQGLDCLVAQFPFAANGRAMTLESRSGFVRVVARRDNHLVVGWQAVGVAVSELSTAFAQSLEMGACLEDIAGTIHAHPTLGEAVQEAALRALGHALHL; this is encoded by the coding sequence ATGGCTGAAATCCTCAAGACCACCCTGCTGATCATCGGCGGCGGCCCAGGCGGCTACGTCGCCGCCATCCGTGCCGGGCAACTGGGCATTCCCACGGTACTCGTCGAAGGTCAGGCGCTGGGCGGCACCTGCCTGAACGTCGGCTGCATTCCGTCCAAGGCGCTGATTCACGTCGCCGAGCATTTCCACCAGGCCCAGCGCCAAGCTGAGCACGGCGAACTGGGCATCGGCCACAGCGCGCCGACCCTCGACCTTGCGCGCAGCGTGGCCTGGAAAGATGGCATCGTCGAGCGCCTGACCGGAGGTGTCGCCGCGCTGCTCAAGAAGCACAAGGTGCAGGTGATTCACGGCTGGGCGCAGATCATCGATGGCAAGACCGCCGCCGTCGGCGAGCAGCGTATCCACTGCGAGCACCTGCTGCTGGCCAGCGGTTCGAGCAACGTCGAGCTGCCCATGCTGCCACTGGGCGGCGCGGTGATTTCCTCCACCGAAGCATTGGCGCCGACCTCGCTGCCGCAGCACCTGCTGGTGGTCGGCGCCGGTTATATCGGCTTGGAGCTGGGCATCGCCTACCGCAAGCTGGGCGTGCAGGTCAGCGTGGTCGAAGCCCGCGAGCGCATCTTGCCCAGCTACGACGCCGAGCTGACCGCACCAGTGGCCGACACCTTGAAGACCCTGGGCATCGGCCTGCACCTGGGGCATAGCGTCGAAGGCTACGAGGACGGCGCCCTGCGTCTGCGCACTGGCGCAGGCGGGCATGTGCAACTGTCGGGCGACCGGGTGCTGGTGGCGGTCGGCCGCAGGCCACGTACCCACGGCTTTAACCTCGAGTCGCTGCAACTGCGCATGAACGGCGCGGCGGTGGCGGTGGACGAACGCTGCCAGACCAGCATGCGCAATGTCTGGGCGATTGGTGATGTCACCGGTGAGCCGATGCTGGCGCACCGGGCCATGGCCCAAGGGGAATTGGTCGCCGAGGTGATCGCCGGCAAGGCGCGGCGCTTCCAGCCGGCGGCGATCGCTGCAGTGTGCTTCACCGACCCGGAACTGGTGGTGGCGGGGCTTACCCCGGAACAGGCCGCCGCGCAGGGGCTCGATTGCCTGGTGGCGCAGTTCCCCTTCGCCGCCAACGGCCGGGCCATGACGCTGGAGAGCCGCAGCGGTTTCGTGCGCGTGGTGGCGCGGCGCGACAACCACCTGGTGGTTGGCTGGCAGGCGGTGGGCGTGGCGGTCTCGGAGCTGTCCACCGCCTTTGCCCAGTCGCTGGAGATGGGCGCCTGCCTGGAAGACATCGCGGGCACCATCCATGCCCATCCCACGCTTGGCGAGGCGGTGCAGGAAGCGGCCCTGCGCGCCTTGGGGCATGCCTTGCACCTGTGA
- a CDS encoding bile acid:sodium symporter family protein, with protein sequence MARSRFLPDNFTLTLVAVVLTATLLPARDQVAVLFEWITNIAIGLLFFLHGAKLSREAILAGAGHWRLHLLVFVCTFVLFPLLGLALKPLLLPLVGKDLYLGFLYLCALPATVQSAIAFTSLARGNIPAAICSAAASSLLGIFITPLLVALLLNVHGDSGSTVEAIRKISLQLLVPFIAGQIARRWIGEWVGRNRNWLKVVDQGSILLVVYSAFSAAVIGGLWQQVPPAMLGWLVLGCCVLLALALGITALLGRWLGFNQADRITILFCGSKKSLATGVPMAQVLFAGSTIGLLILPLMLFHQIQLMVCAALAQRYARRPEDLDDAQATVKGAR encoded by the coding sequence ATGGCTCGCTCGCGTTTCCTGCCCGACAACTTCACCCTGACCTTGGTCGCCGTGGTCCTGACCGCCACACTGCTGCCGGCCCGCGATCAGGTCGCGGTGCTGTTCGAGTGGATCACCAACATCGCCATTGGCCTGCTGTTCTTCCTGCACGGCGCCAAGCTCTCGCGTGAGGCGATTCTTGCCGGTGCCGGGCACTGGCGTCTGCACCTGCTGGTGTTCGTCTGCACCTTCGTGCTGTTCCCGCTGCTGGGCCTGGCGCTCAAGCCGCTGTTGCTGCCGCTGGTAGGCAAGGACCTGTACCTGGGCTTCCTCTACCTGTGTGCGCTGCCGGCCACCGTGCAGTCGGCGATTGCCTTCACTTCGCTTGCCCGCGGCAACATCCCGGCGGCGATCTGCAGCGCGGCAGCATCGAGCCTGCTGGGCATTTTCATCACCCCGCTGCTGGTGGCTCTGCTGCTCAACGTGCATGGCGACAGCGGCTCCACGGTCGAGGCGATCCGCAAGATCAGCCTGCAACTGCTGGTGCCGTTCATCGCCGGGCAGATCGCCCGACGCTGGATCGGCGAGTGGGTGGGGCGCAACCGCAACTGGCTGAAGGTGGTCGACCAGGGCTCGATCCTGCTGGTGGTGTACTCGGCGTTCAGCGCCGCAGTGATCGGCGGTCTGTGGCAACAGGTGCCGCCGGCAATGCTCGGCTGGCTGGTGCTGGGCTGCTGCGTGCTGCTGGCCCTGGCCCTGGGCATCACTGCGCTGCTGGGCCGTTGGCTCGGTTTCAATCAGGCCGACCGCATCACCATCCTGTTCTGCGGCTCGAAGAAGAGCCTGGCCACCGGCGTGCCGATGGCCCAGGTGCTGTTCGCCGGCAGCACCATCGGTTTGCTGATCTTGCCGCTGATGCTGTTCCACCAGATCCAGCTGATGGTCTGCGCCGCCCTGGCGCAGCGCTACGCACGGCGCCCGGAAGACCTCGACGACGCGCAAGCTACCGTCAAGGGCGCCCGCTAG
- a CDS encoding LysR family transcriptional regulator: protein MQASERLKGLDVFVCVADRGSFAAAAEHLNLSASAVSKSIARLEARLGLRVFARTTRRLALTEAGAAYYQTCARLLADLEHSEQALHSDRCELRGPIRIDLPAAYGRLHVLPVILDWARRYPQVQPQISFSDRFVDLAEDGVDIAVRIGGSDVWPEALGRRFIGRQHFISCAAPAYLKAHGRPQSTAQLMEHACVIYGQANGLGSPWLISGDTPGEVERRSMPARLTIGDGEAVVAALLAGFGIAQVPTWLVGQHLQSGALVEILPNLALDGLAMNVLWLKKRESLARVDALLQVLGAALRTDGHQVSETIGESSSSVT, encoded by the coding sequence ATGCAAGCCTCCGAACGCCTCAAAGGCCTCGACGTGTTCGTCTGTGTTGCCGACCGTGGCAGCTTCGCCGCAGCCGCCGAGCACCTCAACCTCAGCGCCTCGGCGGTGAGCAAGAGCATCGCCCGGCTCGAGGCACGCCTGGGCTTGCGGGTGTTCGCACGCACCACCCGGCGCCTGGCACTGACCGAGGCCGGCGCGGCCTATTATCAGACCTGCGCCCGTCTGCTGGCCGATCTGGAGCACTCCGAACAGGCCCTGCACAGCGACCGCTGCGAACTGCGCGGGCCGATCCGTATCGACCTGCCGGCCGCCTACGGCCGGCTGCACGTGCTGCCGGTGATTCTCGACTGGGCCAGGCGCTACCCGCAGGTGCAGCCGCAGATCTCCTTCAGTGACCGTTTCGTCGACCTGGCCGAAGACGGCGTCGATATCGCCGTGCGCATCGGTGGCTCAGACGTCTGGCCCGAGGCGCTGGGGCGCCGCTTCATTGGCCGTCAGCACTTCATCTCCTGCGCCGCACCTGCCTACCTCAAGGCTCACGGACGGCCGCAAAGCACTGCGCAACTGATGGAACATGCCTGTGTGATCTACGGTCAGGCCAATGGCCTGGGCAGCCCATGGCTGATCAGCGGTGACACGCCTGGCGAGGTGGAACGGCGCAGTATGCCGGCGCGGCTGACCATCGGCGACGGCGAGGCAGTAGTCGCCGCCCTGCTGGCCGGCTTTGGTATCGCGCAGGTGCCAACCTGGCTGGTCGGACAGCACCTGCAATCAGGGGCATTGGTTGAAATCTTGCCGAATTTGGCACTCGATGGCCTGGCGATGAATGTACTGTGGCTGAAAAAGCGCGAGTCATTGGCGCGGGTCGACGCGTTGCTGCAGGTGCTGGGCGCAGCGCTACGAACCGACGGCCACCAAGTGAGCGAGACGATTGGTGAATCCAGTTCATCAGTGACATGA
- a CDS encoding alpha-ketoacid dehydrogenase subunit beta, whose product MNDHTTSLDPHTAAATSSMTMIQALRSAMDIMLGRDDDVVIYGQDVGYFGGVFRCTEGLQNKYGKSRVFDAPISECGIVGTAVGMGAYGLRPVVEIQFADYVYPAYDQIVSEMARLRYRSAGEFISPLTLRMPCGGGIYGGQTHSQSPEATFTQVCGLRTVMPSNPYDAKGLLIASIECDDPVIFLEPKRLYNGPFDGHHDRPVTPWAKHPQSSVPDGYYRVPLDKAAITRPGNDVTVLTYGTTVYVAQVAAEESGVDAEVIDLRSLWPLDLDTIVASVQKTGRCVVVHEATRTCGFGAELIALVQEHCFHHLEAPIERVTGWDTPYPHAQEWAYFPGPSRVGAALKKVMEV is encoded by the coding sequence ATGAACGACCACACGACCAGCCTCGACCCACACACCGCTGCCGCCACCAGCAGCATGACCATGATCCAGGCGCTGCGCTCGGCCATGGACATCATGCTTGGCCGCGATGACGACGTGGTCATCTATGGCCAGGACGTCGGCTACTTCGGCGGTGTGTTCCGCTGCACCGAAGGGCTGCAGAACAAGTACGGCAAGTCACGGGTGTTCGATGCACCGATTTCCGAATGTGGCATCGTCGGCACCGCCGTGGGCATGGGCGCCTATGGCCTGCGCCCGGTGGTGGAGATCCAGTTCGCCGACTACGTCTACCCGGCCTATGACCAGATCGTCTCGGAGATGGCCCGCCTGCGCTACCGCTCGGCCGGTGAGTTCATTTCACCGCTGACCCTGCGCATGCCCTGCGGCGGCGGCATCTATGGCGGCCAGACCCACAGCCAAAGCCCGGAGGCGACCTTCACTCAGGTGTGCGGGCTGCGCACGGTGATGCCGTCCAACCCCTATGACGCCAAAGGCTTGCTGATCGCCTCGATCGAATGCGACGACCCGGTGATCTTCCTCGAGCCCAAGCGCCTGTACAACGGCCCCTTCGACGGCCACCACGACCGCCCGGTGACGCCATGGGCCAAGCACCCGCAAAGCAGCGTGCCCGACGGCTACTACCGCGTGCCGCTGGACAAGGCGGCCATCACCCGTCCGGGCAACGATGTGACCGTGCTGACCTATGGCACCACGGTTTACGTGGCTCAGGTGGCGGCCGAGGAAAGCGGCGTCGATGCCGAGGTGATCGACCTGCGTAGCCTGTGGCCGCTTGACCTGGACACCATCGTCGCTTCGGTGCAGAAAACTGGCCGCTGCGTGGTGGTGCATGAAGCCACCCGCACCTGCGGCTTCGGCGCCGAGTTGATCGCGCTGGTGCAGGAGCACTGCTTCCATCACCTCGAAGCCCCCATCGAACGCGTCACCGGTTGGGATACGCCCTACCCCCATGCCCAGGAATGGGCGTACTTCCCAGGCCCGTCGCGGGTCGGCGCAGCATTGAAAAAGGTCATGGAGGTCTGA
- a CDS encoding DUF6555 family protein, which produces MAGQQLYVIEYALHGAPRTFIIRLERMDNAEAWHWASCDAGVGIIPRFGQHKIKKVSRPMAERYGITEVRWRIAGQGPEFVAPPIDMKRMGGDAGKVCAEGS; this is translated from the coding sequence ATGGCAGGACAGCAGTTGTATGTGATCGAGTACGCCCTGCATGGCGCGCCGCGTACGTTCATCATCCGTCTGGAGCGTATGGACAACGCCGAAGCCTGGCATTGGGCCAGTTGCGATGCTGGAGTGGGAATCATCCCTCGCTTCGGTCAGCACAAGATAAAAAAGGTCAGCCGGCCCATGGCCGAGCGCTATGGCATCACCGAGGTACGTTGGCGGATTGCCGGGCAGGGTCCGGAGTTCGTCGCCCCGCCCATCGACATGAAGCGCATGGGTGGCGATGCCGGCAAGGTCTGCGCCGAAGGCTCCTGA
- a CDS encoding dihydrolipoamide acetyltransferase family protein, with protein sequence MGTHVIKMPDIGEGIAQVELVEWFVKVGDVVGEDQVVADVMTDKATVEIPSPVSGTVLALGGQPGEVMAVGSELIRIEVEGSGNHVDTPAPVAHATAAPPPASAPTAVEPAAPVALTASASTPTARQQQAPATARQPGEKPLASPAVRKRALEAGVELRYVHGSGPAGRILHEDLDAFLHAPKTAAAPPAAQARRTDSEQIAVIGLRRKIAERMQDAKRRVAHFSYVEEVDVSQLEALRQQLNQLYGQQRGKLTLLPLLVRALVVALRDFPQINATYDDQAQVITRHGAVHVGIATQGDNGLMVPVLRHAEAAGLWDNAREISRLAQAARSNKASREELSGSTITLTSLGALGGIASTPVVNTPEVAIIGVNRMVERPVVVNGQIVVRTMMNLSSSFDHRVVDGMDAASFIQAVRRLLEQPACLFVE encoded by the coding sequence ATGGGCACGCACGTCATCAAGATGCCGGACATCGGTGAAGGCATCGCCCAGGTCGAACTGGTGGAATGGTTCGTCAAGGTCGGCGATGTGGTCGGCGAAGACCAGGTGGTCGCCGATGTCATGACCGACAAGGCCACGGTGGAAATTCCCTCGCCGGTCAGCGGCACGGTGCTGGCCCTCGGCGGGCAGCCCGGCGAGGTCATGGCCGTGGGCAGCGAGTTGATTCGCATCGAGGTCGAGGGCAGCGGCAACCATGTCGACACACCGGCACCGGTCGCGCACGCCACTGCCGCGCCGCCACCGGCCAGCGCCCCGACTGCCGTTGAGCCGGCCGCGCCTGTAGCGCTTACAGCCAGTGCGTCCACCCCCACCGCGCGGCAACAGCAAGCGCCCGCCACTGCGCGCCAGCCAGGCGAGAAACCGCTGGCGTCACCGGCGGTGCGCAAGCGCGCGCTGGAGGCCGGCGTCGAGCTGCGTTATGTGCACGGCAGCGGTCCAGCCGGGCGGATTCTGCATGAAGACCTGGACGCCTTCCTGCACGCCCCGAAAACCGCCGCTGCGCCCCCCGCCGCACAGGCACGGCGCACCGACAGCGAACAGATCGCAGTGATCGGCCTGCGCCGCAAGATCGCCGAGCGCATGCAGGACGCCAAGCGCCGGGTCGCGCATTTCAGCTACGTCGAAGAAGTCGATGTCAGCCAGCTCGAGGCCCTGCGCCAGCAGCTCAACCAGCTGTACGGCCAGCAGCGCGGCAAGCTCACCTTGCTGCCGCTGCTGGTGCGCGCGCTGGTGGTGGCGCTGCGTGATTTTCCGCAGATCAACGCCACCTACGATGACCAGGCGCAAGTCATCACCCGTCACGGCGCGGTGCATGTCGGCATCGCCACCCAGGGCGACAACGGCCTGATGGTGCCGGTGCTGCGCCACGCCGAAGCAGCCGGGCTGTGGGACAACGCAAGGGAAATCAGCCGACTGGCCCAGGCGGCGCGCAGCAACAAGGCCAGCCGTGAAGAACTGTCGGGCTCGACCATCACCCTGACCAGCCTCGGAGCCCTGGGCGGCATCGCCAGCACCCCGGTGGTCAACACCCCGGAGGTGGCGATCATCGGCGTCAACCGCATGGTCGAGCGACCGGTGGTGGTCAACGGCCAGATCGTCGTGCGCACCATGATGAACCTGTCCAGTTCGTTCGATCACCGCGTGGTCGATGGCATGGACGCTGCCTCGTTCATTCAGGCGGTGCGCCGCCTGCTGGAACAACCTGCCTGTCTGTTCGTGGAGTGA